In the genome of Paenibacillus sp. FSL R5-0766, one region contains:
- a CDS encoding phosphatase PAP2 family protein, whose product MQLLKSKSYWLSLSLMLSLAVMGLFYDILNSPERGFVVLDSPLDRIIPYVPGMSIPYLGWYPFVFGVLAYLCAKDRLTYYRVLLSMNICVWICYLIYFNFQTMVPRPELTGTGLGASVLGWLYSQDRPYNCFPSIHSLHSYLVMRAVLSVPSIRKPIKILVAAGAATIIVSTLMIKQHVIYDALGAVILGECVLTIITGLALHRRRRKESKWTEGIN is encoded by the coding sequence GTGCAATTGTTAAAAAGCAAATCCTATTGGCTGTCATTGAGTTTAATGCTGTCTTTGGCCGTCATGGGGCTCTTCTATGATATTCTTAATAGTCCAGAACGCGGGTTCGTAGTGCTTGATTCGCCGCTTGACCGGATCATTCCTTACGTGCCTGGCATGTCTATTCCATATTTGGGCTGGTACCCGTTTGTATTCGGTGTGCTCGCTTACCTGTGTGCCAAGGATCGCCTGACGTATTACCGTGTCTTGTTATCCATGAATATCTGTGTCTGGATATGTTATCTGATCTACTTCAACTTTCAGACCATGGTACCGCGCCCGGAACTGACGGGTACAGGCCTGGGAGCTTCTGTTCTCGGATGGCTCTATAGCCAGGATCGTCCTTATAATTGTTTTCCAAGTATTCATTCTCTTCACTCTTATTTGGTTATGCGTGCCGTTCTCTCGGTTCCAAGCATCCGCAAACCCATCAAGATTTTGGTGGCTGCCGGGGCAGCAACCATTATAGTATCCACGCTAATGATCAAACAACATGTGATCTATGACGCCTTGGGTGCAGTCATACTCGGCGAATGTGTTCTCACCATCATAACAGGCCTCGCTCTACACCGGAGACGCAGAAAAGAATCGAAGTGGACCGAGGGAATCAACTGA
- a CDS encoding ATP-binding protein: protein MQFSKMFVLNMGMLITIAYLASVFYKYVVIRTSSRVKQISSVLVLIFAGWISTVFGFQLTDEVVFDLRYVPLIVAVLTYRQPYSVIIVGIGIGLSRLTFGITDATLAAVLNMSVLGVICAGLNIWMRRSNYRLIIKGILVTVIVNVVNSVNIAIVGVIPATYFFSHIMPYTLPTGIFLSLIFAFILRDFQNEQNRILLIQSTNRLLSVQKEELQKAQIVLEDRAKQLMIASQYKSEFLANMSHELRTPLNSVINFAQMISENADTMDQEDIVRFANMIDQSGQELLTLINDILDLSKVEAGRLDIVLEDISVAQLTEYAMSHFQLVAEKKGIQLVLDKKQGLPETLWSDPQRVQQILRNLMSNAIKFTHRGKVTLTVSTKQIKNAGIQNRWLIFSVQDTGIGISEDKHHSIFEAFQQADGSISRKFGGTGLGLSISRDLARLLGGSIELESTEGKGSTFHLYLPLDREKMS, encoded by the coding sequence ATGCAATTTTCAAAAATGTTCGTATTGAATATGGGGATGCTTATTACCATTGCATATCTTGCTAGTGTGTTCTATAAATATGTCGTAATACGTACCTCTTCCCGAGTGAAGCAGATCAGCTCCGTGCTTGTCCTTATATTTGCAGGTTGGATCAGTACGGTTTTTGGGTTTCAACTCACCGATGAAGTGGTCTTTGATCTTCGATATGTTCCTTTAATTGTAGCCGTTCTAACGTATAGACAACCCTATAGCGTAATCATCGTGGGTATTGGAATTGGGCTGTCGAGGCTGACTTTTGGCATCACGGATGCTACATTGGCGGCAGTACTTAACATGTCTGTTTTGGGCGTGATATGTGCAGGTCTGAATATATGGATGAGACGCAGCAACTACAGGCTGATTATTAAAGGAATCCTTGTTACAGTTATCGTCAATGTGGTCAATAGTGTAAACATTGCTATCGTTGGTGTGATCCCGGCTACATACTTCTTTTCACATATTATGCCTTATACACTCCCTACAGGCATTTTTCTGAGCCTTATTTTTGCATTTATTTTACGTGATTTTCAGAATGAACAGAATCGTATTTTGCTGATCCAGAGTACAAACCGGCTATTGTCTGTGCAAAAGGAAGAGTTACAGAAAGCCCAGATTGTACTGGAGGATCGAGCGAAACAATTGATGATTGCCTCACAGTATAAATCCGAATTTCTCGCCAATATGTCCCATGAACTGCGTACACCACTGAACAGTGTCATTAACTTTGCCCAGATGATCAGCGAGAATGCCGACACGATGGATCAGGAGGATATTGTACGTTTTGCCAATATGATCGACCAGTCCGGGCAGGAACTGCTCACGCTCATTAACGATATTCTGGATCTTTCCAAAGTAGAAGCGGGGCGGCTGGATATTGTACTGGAGGATATCAGTGTCGCACAACTTACAGAATATGCCATGAGCCACTTTCAACTCGTTGCCGAGAAAAAGGGAATTCAGTTGGTTCTGGACAAAAAACAGGGGTTGCCCGAGACGCTCTGGTCTGATCCCCAGCGGGTTCAACAGATTTTGCGGAATCTGATGTCCAATGCCATCAAGTTCACTCACCGGGGGAAAGTCACGTTGACCGTAAGCACCAAGCAGATTAAGAATGCAGGTATTCAGAATCGATGGCTTATTTTCTCCGTTCAGGACACAGGCATTGGTATTTCGGAGGACAAGCATCATTCCATATTTGAAGCATTTCAGCAGGCAGACGGGTCGATTAGTCGAAAATTTGGCGGTACCGGACTAGGTCTGTCGATCAGTAGGGATTTAGCGAGATTACTGGGGGGATCGATTGAACTGGAGAGCACTGAAGGTAAAGGAAGCACCTTCCATCTCTATCTTCCGTTGGACCGTGAAAAAATGAGTTGA
- a CDS encoding MFS transporter, which produces MNLSIATWEGVPAIILQTLLGGPFLTGFLLYLGAGSRHIGFVLAITTFVNIAQIGAAYWMQRIRSRKRMLLLFVGTHRILWSATGLIPFIFPKEWWVSVYIGVYTVAFISNTIGGMIWTSLIGDIVPAKVRGRYFGIRNTILNALGSVCLFAGGIVLDRYPGEMGFLILFIPVWICAIANTVIYFFYPDVPFERSTEKVFWRMFIKPFQDRSFLKATLFLAVWLLIQTLIVPLYSYVMLDLLNINYQTVSLITVVQTLVMMAGFYVWGNLNARFSNKTLLFWTLPVIALSCLSWGLMSFMPVLIALFLSHIFLGIGVGGFNQLAFNFTIGDTPKSERPMFVAVYSALTGVTSFLGPLLGGWLYEKMGTWSDALAWISAYGFQVGVGVVMLILTFTLGRRVLLK; this is translated from the coding sequence ATGAATTTATCGATTGCAACATGGGAGGGTGTACCGGCAATTATTTTACAGACCTTGCTGGGAGGCCCGTTTTTAACCGGATTTCTGCTGTACCTTGGGGCCGGGTCGAGACATATCGGCTTTGTGCTCGCGATTACAACGTTCGTAAACATTGCCCAGATCGGAGCAGCTTACTGGATGCAGCGTATTCGCAGCCGAAAACGCATGTTGCTACTATTTGTGGGCACACATCGTATCTTGTGGAGTGCGACGGGACTGATCCCGTTTATATTTCCCAAAGAGTGGTGGGTAAGCGTATATATTGGCGTGTATACGGTTGCTTTTATATCAAATACCATCGGCGGCATGATCTGGACTTCACTGATTGGCGATATCGTACCTGCCAAGGTGAGAGGGCGTTATTTTGGAATTCGAAATACGATTCTGAATGCTCTTGGAAGCGTATGCTTATTCGCTGGTGGTATTGTTTTGGACCGTTACCCCGGAGAAATGGGCTTTCTGATCCTGTTTATTCCGGTGTGGATCTGTGCCATTGCCAATACAGTCATCTATTTCTTTTATCCGGATGTGCCCTTTGAACGTTCTACCGAAAAGGTTTTCTGGCGCATGTTCATCAAGCCGTTCCAGGATCGTTCTTTCCTGAAAGCAACGCTGTTCCTGGCTGTCTGGTTATTGATCCAGACCTTGATTGTTCCGCTCTATTCCTATGTGATGTTGGATCTATTGAATATTAATTATCAGACCGTATCCCTGATCACGGTAGTCCAGACGCTGGTTATGATGGCCGGTTTCTATGTCTGGGGCAATCTGAATGCCAGATTCAGCAACAAAACGCTCCTATTTTGGACATTGCCAGTCATTGCACTCTCCTGTTTGTCGTGGGGGTTAATGTCGTTCATGCCCGTATTGATCGCATTATTTTTATCTCATATCTTCCTTGGGATCGGTGTAGGTGGATTCAATCAGCTGGCATTTAACTTTACGATTGGAGACACACCCAAAAGTGAAAGACCGATGTTTGTCGCGGTGTATTCGGCTCTGACCGGAGTAACTTCGTTTCTCGGGCCGTTGTTGGGTGGCTGGTTGTATGAAAAGATGGGGACTTGGTCCGATGCGCTGGCCTGGATCTCAGCCTATGGATTTCAGGTGGGGGTTGGTGTCGTGATGCTGATTCTGACATTTACCCTTGGACGTCGTGTACTGTTAAAATAG
- a CDS encoding oxidoreductase, producing the protein MVIGATGLVGELLVHHLLEHSAYSLVRVLVRRPLELQHPKLEQHVVDWEQLESQDHLFDGIDDLYCCLGTTIKKAGSQDSFRQVDYHYPVRAATIAKRHGVSQMLVISSMGASAGSRVFYSRTKGEMEEALSDIGLPSLHIFRPSLILGDRNEKRFGEQMAAHAMKFLDRWMKGRADKYRAVHAATIAQAMTNIALVQAKGNHVYANEVIHVLGADGG; encoded by the coding sequence ATGGTGATTGGAGCCACGGGGCTTGTAGGCGAATTACTGGTTCATCATCTGCTGGAACACTCGGCATACAGCCTGGTTCGGGTTCTGGTTAGACGTCCGCTTGAGCTGCAACATCCCAAACTGGAACAGCATGTGGTGGACTGGGAACAGCTGGAGAGCCAAGACCACTTATTCGATGGAATCGATGACCTGTATTGTTGTTTGGGTACAACGATCAAAAAAGCAGGCAGTCAGGACAGTTTCCGTCAGGTGGATTATCATTACCCGGTTCGTGCAGCTACGATTGCGAAGCGACATGGTGTATCACAGATGCTGGTGATCTCCTCCATGGGAGCGAGTGCAGGTTCCAGAGTCTTTTACAGTCGGACCAAAGGGGAAATGGAGGAGGCATTGTCCGATATCGGTTTACCGTCATTGCATATCTTCCGCCCTTCCTTAATTCTGGGAGATCGAAACGAGAAGCGGTTCGGTGAGCAGATGGCTGCCCATGCCATGAAGTTTCTGGATCGCTGGATGAAAGGCAGAGCGGACAAATACCGGGCGGTCCACGCCGCAACCATTGCACAGGCCATGACCAATATTGCACTGGTGCAAGCCAAGGGAAACCATGTGTATGCGAATGAAGTCATTCATGTCCTTGGCGCGGACGGAGGTTAA
- a CDS encoding RidA family protein — MKKPISTDQAPGTIGPYSQAVDAGDFIYTSGQLGLNPQTGEFGADVQEQTRLSLSNVKAILEAAGTSMDKIVKTTVFLKDMNDFVPVNEVYSTFFEQPYPARSAVEVARLPKDALVEIEVIALK; from the coding sequence ATGAAAAAACCAATCTCTACCGATCAGGCGCCAGGCACCATTGGTCCATACAGTCAAGCCGTTGATGCAGGCGATTTCATCTACACTTCCGGGCAACTTGGCCTGAATCCTCAAACGGGAGAATTCGGTGCAGATGTACAGGAGCAGACACGTCTGTCCTTGAGCAATGTGAAGGCTATTCTTGAAGCAGCAGGTACAAGTATGGATAAAATCGTGAAAACGACGGTGTTCCTGAAGGATATGAACGATTTTGTTCCTGTGAATGAAGTCTATAGCACGTTCTTCGAACAGCCTTATCCTGCACGCAGTGCAGTGGAAGTTGCTCGTTTGCCAAAAGATGCACTGGTGGAGATTGAAGTTATTGCCCTGAAATAG
- a CDS encoding tryptophan-rich sensory protein: protein MSRNNPYKWLNAIGFIAVIIVNYLSNALPIGGKTNKEVSDMYPVLLTPSGYAFSIWGLIYLLLAGFVIYQFVPASWKRDSITRLGYWFLASCAFNVAWIFAFQNLQTGLALLIIVLLLLSLIVLYVKTRTITVPTTAEIWLVKLPFSIYLGWVSVATIVNAAVLLYKIGWDGFGLSEPTWTIIMLIVGMVLAVLVSFRYRDSIYPLVFTWAYIAIALKQKDVTSVYYTAIIIAIVLAIYAVWLFFARNQDRD, encoded by the coding sequence ATGTCACGTAACAATCCGTACAAGTGGTTAAACGCCATTGGTTTTATCGCTGTAATTATCGTGAATTACCTCTCCAACGCTCTGCCGATCGGGGGCAAGACCAATAAAGAAGTATCGGATATGTATCCTGTGCTGCTCACACCTTCTGGCTATGCCTTCTCTATATGGGGTTTGATCTACTTGCTATTGGCAGGGTTTGTGATCTATCAGTTCGTGCCTGCTTCCTGGAAAAGGGACTCGATTACCCGTCTCGGGTATTGGTTCCTAGCAAGTTGTGCCTTTAACGTCGCATGGATTTTTGCTTTTCAAAACTTGCAAACTGGTCTCGCCTTACTGATTATTGTACTGCTTCTATTGTCCTTGATCGTGCTGTATGTAAAAACACGTACTATCACTGTGCCAACCACTGCTGAGATCTGGCTTGTGAAGCTGCCATTCAGCATCTATCTCGGATGGGTTAGCGTGGCAACAATTGTCAATGCAGCTGTTCTGTTATATAAAATTGGCTGGGATGGTTTTGGTCTCAGCGAACCGACCTGGACGATCATCATGCTGATTGTGGGTATGGTGCTGGCTGTACTCGTTAGTTTCCGTTATCGCGATAGCATATACCCACTTGTATTCACATGGGCGTATATCGCCATTGCACTTAAACAAAAGGATGTCACTTCCGTATATTATACGGCAATCATCATTGCGATCGTACTGGCCATCTATGCAGTATGGTTGTTCTTCGCCCGTAATCAGGATCGCGATTGA
- a CDS encoding arsenic resistance protein, with amino-acid sequence MLTRETMERQQTWFYVVALFLGVAIGLSNPVWGNVLHYTVSPVLAILLYSMFVQIPFLQLKESWSNFRFMGALLVANFIAVPVVVWLLTLVFPQSPGVLIGVYLVLLTPCIDYVIVFTQFGRGNEKLMLAATPLLFVIQMILLPFYLWLLMGNEVAQIMQVGPFVEAFLFLIVIPLLLAVVTQVLSRGKVSGEQVMNATAWLPVPMMALALIVVVASQIGKVYNDMAIIVNVIPIYVAFLIIMPWISRIIANGFRLNPATGRALIFSSATRNSLVVLPLALALPPEWATIAAAVIVTQTMVELVGELIYIRLVPAVILRDR; translated from the coding sequence ATGCTCACAAGAGAAACGATGGAGCGACAGCAAACCTGGTTCTATGTAGTTGCATTGTTCTTAGGAGTAGCGATAGGGCTGAGTAATCCGGTATGGGGGAATGTTTTACACTACACCGTGTCCCCGGTTCTTGCCATTTTGTTATACAGCATGTTTGTACAGATTCCCTTTTTACAGTTAAAAGAGTCCTGGTCCAATTTTCGATTTATGGGGGCGCTACTGGTGGCTAATTTTATTGCAGTACCTGTAGTTGTATGGTTGCTCACACTTGTCTTTCCGCAATCACCAGGCGTTCTAATCGGAGTCTATCTGGTACTGTTAACGCCCTGTATTGATTACGTCATTGTGTTCACACAATTCGGCAGGGGCAATGAGAAGCTGATGCTCGCCGCAACACCTCTTTTATTCGTTATACAAATGATCTTGTTGCCGTTTTATTTATGGCTATTGATGGGTAACGAGGTGGCGCAGATCATGCAGGTAGGGCCGTTTGTGGAGGCTTTTCTGTTTCTGATCGTTATTCCACTGCTGCTTGCTGTTGTTACACAAGTTCTCTCAAGAGGTAAAGTGAGCGGGGAGCAGGTCATGAATGCAACGGCATGGCTCCCGGTTCCGATGATGGCACTTGCGCTGATCGTGGTTGTCGCTTCCCAGATTGGCAAAGTCTACAATGATATGGCAATTATCGTGAACGTGATCCCGATCTACGTTGCTTTTCTGATCATTATGCCTTGGATATCTCGGATCATTGCTAATGGGTTTCGATTGAATCCAGCCACCGGGCGGGCGTTGATTTTCAGTTCAGCCACACGGAATTCGCTGGTTGTTCTGCCGTTGGCGCTGGCACTCCCACCAGAATGGGCAACCATTGCTGCGGCTGTTATTGTTACACAGACGATGGTGGAGCTTGTAGGGGAGCTAATCTACATTCGACTTGTACCTGCGGTGATTTTGCGGGATCGGTGA
- a CDS encoding response regulator encodes MKVLLVDDEKHVRDAIRLLGHWKDFGIDTLLEAADGDEAIAAITAHQPQIILSDMRMPGKDGMALLEWISAHTPHSKVLVISGYDDFELVRHAIRHGGMDYLLKPVEADELNASLLKAVTAWEEEDAIRIQSTRQSIVVNRMRPHYQDRLLTELAVGRGSSPSHMQRLQDELNLPYLIPVCSVAVTSLSHLDADCLAKYRSQPDLLVFSVLNIGAEMLSTPDEGVMFRQLDQPDEIVLLHWGPSTSLEHILEKVNHGLEQTIQRRLHFGISSCESYPGGISAAYLEASSRLWRRNALQIKQRIHASVESSNGNKIRRLTAHEEPLRMAAMSCRASSVSAAVAEWIDPITDLEVVSAEQIQQWIDELEWMLSRWLDDTAGSSFQEEEVTEEQSIPFAELPLDAEGLLSFPLLRSLLEQRLLAAGKALTAHHHANPDPMSEIARYMDAHYQEDLSLQQIAARFYLSREYISRKFKQQFGLNWSEYLGKLRINNAKLLLQNPSLRVAKISEMVGFQDEKYFSKVFKKMEGITPAEYRKTLLEAGT; translated from the coding sequence ATGAAGGTACTGCTTGTAGATGATGAAAAACATGTCCGCGATGCCATAAGGTTGCTTGGTCATTGGAAAGACTTTGGCATTGATACATTACTTGAAGCAGCAGACGGGGATGAAGCCATCGCCGCCATCACGGCACATCAACCTCAAATCATACTCAGTGACATGCGTATGCCGGGCAAGGACGGTATGGCATTGCTTGAATGGATATCGGCTCACACCCCGCACAGCAAGGTGCTGGTTATCAGCGGATATGATGATTTTGAACTTGTGAGGCATGCAATCAGGCATGGTGGCATGGACTACCTCCTGAAACCTGTGGAAGCAGATGAGCTGAATGCATCTCTATTAAAGGCCGTTACAGCTTGGGAAGAGGAAGACGCCATTCGGATACAATCCACCAGGCAATCCATTGTTGTTAATCGAATGCGCCCACACTACCAGGATCGTCTGCTCACCGAACTTGCCGTTGGAAGAGGCAGCAGCCCATCACACATGCAGCGATTGCAGGATGAGTTAAATCTCCCCTATCTAATCCCTGTCTGTAGTGTCGCTGTCACCAGCCTGTCCCATCTGGATGCAGATTGTCTGGCAAAATACCGCAGTCAACCGGACCTGCTAGTGTTCTCGGTCCTCAATATCGGTGCCGAGATGTTATCCACACCAGACGAAGGCGTAATGTTTCGTCAGTTGGATCAACCGGACGAGATTGTTCTGCTGCATTGGGGTCCATCCACTTCATTGGAACATATTCTGGAGAAGGTCAATCATGGATTGGAACAGACGATTCAGCGCCGGCTTCATTTTGGGATCTCCAGCTGTGAGTCTTATCCTGGCGGAATCTCAGCAGCCTATCTGGAAGCAAGTTCAAGGCTGTGGAGACGTAATGCTTTGCAAATTAAACAGCGAATCCATGCTTCAGTGGAATCATCAAATGGGAATAAAATCAGGCGTTTAACCGCCCATGAAGAGCCCCTGCGTATGGCAGCCATGAGCTGCCGGGCTTCCAGTGTATCTGCTGCGGTCGCCGAGTGGATTGACCCGATTACTGATCTTGAGGTTGTCAGTGCTGAGCAGATCCAGCAATGGATCGACGAGCTGGAATGGATGCTGAGCCGCTGGCTTGATGATACGGCAGGTTCGTCATTCCAAGAGGAAGAAGTGACGGAGGAACAGTCTATTCCCTTTGCCGAGTTACCTTTGGACGCTGAAGGACTGTTATCCTTCCCCCTGCTTCGTTCATTATTGGAACAACGGCTGCTTGCCGCAGGAAAGGCGCTCACCGCTCATCACCACGCCAATCCTGATCCCATGAGTGAGATTGCACGTTATATGGACGCCCATTATCAGGAGGACCTGTCCTTACAGCAGATTGCCGCACGTTTCTATCTGAGCCGGGAGTATATCTCACGCAAATTCAAACAGCAATTTGGTCTGAACTGGTCGGAATATCTGGGCAAACTGCGAATCAATAACGCCAAGCTGTTACTGCAAAATCCTTCCCTGCGAGTCGCCAAAATCTCGGAGATGGTTGGATTTCAGGATGAAAAGTATTTCAGCAAAGTGTTCAAAAAAATGGAGGGCATCACGCCAGCAGAATATCGTAAAACATTATTGGAGGCGGGTACGTAA
- a CDS encoding sensor histidine kinase → MSKYYSIRTKLIAFMLIATTLPLLASISMTFIQTKTALREQAVEENKRLIYQASTNLNNYVDNVARASLAVYNDPNFLRNLAKIPGDYRAVAEVYTTLQTIRAAVPDVFQLYLHSFAANQSTLITNPFPKREERKQAYSGSLHGKTSGDSPDIWVESAHMSHTYGFKAASPDDPARTVITLHRVIKDIPSTERLGVLAIDLNMNTIAAICGRLYDPAKEQIYVVDGQNQIIYQGRSEVNHTDALREETASELNIARSSAGTAQNVAGHFEQDRSMYVYQQLGSTYADWTIVKQIPNETLYARATTLTWNNAMIAIAALVLVIVATLFISIRITGPLKQLMRYMNQIQAGRLHVDIHLSSRDEFGVLARHFRDMMDTVNNLILREYRLEIANKTNQLKALQAQIHPHFLYNTLQSIGTLALQQQGQRAYTLLSSLSKMLRYSMRDQTCVTLREEAEHARLYLELQQERFGDRLEVDLDFAEDTLSVEMPRMTLQPLIENYFKHGADIQPGKGHISLSSRRINDHWIEIELNNNGPSIPEDKLLEIRGWLHQSHTTTGLSTQESNESESIGLRNVIRRLQLNSHPGHSARLEINNQEPNGVKITVKLYAGE, encoded by the coding sequence ATGTCCAAATACTACAGTATACGCACCAAATTGATTGCCTTTATGCTCATTGCTACCACCCTTCCGCTGCTCGCATCGATCAGCATGACGTTTATTCAGACCAAAACGGCCTTGCGGGAACAGGCTGTTGAAGAGAACAAACGCCTGATCTACCAAGCGTCCACCAATCTCAACAACTATGTGGATAACGTGGCCAGAGCGTCGCTCGCTGTGTATAACGACCCGAACTTTCTGCGTAACTTGGCAAAGATTCCTGGTGATTATCGTGCGGTTGCCGAGGTGTACACCACTTTGCAGACGATCCGCGCGGCAGTGCCGGATGTATTCCAGCTGTATTTGCACTCTTTTGCCGCCAATCAATCCACCTTAATTACCAATCCCTTTCCGAAGCGGGAGGAACGCAAACAGGCCTATTCCGGCTCGCTTCATGGAAAAACAAGTGGTGACAGCCCGGATATCTGGGTGGAATCGGCCCACATGAGTCACACGTACGGATTCAAGGCTGCCTCCCCCGATGATCCTGCAAGAACAGTCATTACCTTGCATCGGGTGATCAAAGATATTCCGTCCACCGAGCGTCTGGGTGTACTCGCCATTGATCTGAATATGAATACCATTGCAGCAATCTGTGGCAGGCTGTATGATCCGGCTAAGGAACAGATCTATGTTGTGGATGGTCAGAATCAGATCATTTACCAGGGGCGTTCCGAGGTCAATCATACGGATGCACTACGAGAGGAAACGGCTAGTGAACTGAATATCGCGCGATCTAGCGCAGGTACAGCCCAGAATGTCGCAGGACATTTTGAACAGGATCGTTCCATGTATGTATACCAGCAACTTGGCAGCACGTACGCTGACTGGACCATCGTCAAACAGATTCCGAATGAGACGTTATATGCCAGAGCGACCACACTTACGTGGAATAACGCGATGATTGCCATTGCAGCACTAGTGTTGGTCATTGTTGCAACCTTGTTCATCTCCATCCGAATCACCGGTCCGCTCAAGCAACTTATGCGGTATATGAACCAAATTCAAGCCGGGCGTCTGCATGTGGATATCCATCTATCCAGTCGAGATGAATTCGGGGTGCTCGCTCGTCATTTCCGGGATATGATGGATACGGTAAATAATCTTATTTTGCGTGAATATCGACTCGAGATCGCCAATAAGACAAATCAGCTCAAAGCGTTGCAAGCGCAGATTCATCCGCATTTTCTATATAACACACTGCAATCGATCGGTACACTTGCCCTTCAACAGCAAGGACAACGGGCGTATACCCTACTATCTTCCCTGTCCAAAATGCTGCGCTACAGCATGCGGGATCAGACCTGCGTGACCTTACGCGAAGAGGCGGAGCATGCCCGATTATATCTGGAACTACAGCAGGAGCGGTTTGGTGACCGCCTTGAGGTGGATTTGGATTTTGCCGAAGATACCCTGTCTGTCGAAATGCCAAGAATGACGTTACAACCTTTAATTGAGAACTATTTCAAACATGGAGCAGATATTCAGCCTGGCAAAGGTCACATATCCCTATCCAGCCGCCGGATCAATGATCATTGGATTGAAATAGAACTGAATAATAACGGCCCCTCCATACCTGAAGATAAATTACTGGAGATCCGCGGATGGCTGCATCAGAGTCATACAACAACCGGGTTATCCACACAAGAATCCAACGAGTCTGAATCCATCGGTCTACGAAATGTAATACGCCGACTTCAATTGAACTCACATCCCGGTCACTCAGCCAGGCTGGAGATCAACAATCAGGAACCCAATGGTGTGAAGATCACGGTTAAACTATACGCGGGAGAGTGA
- a CDS encoding sugar ABC transporter permease: MKHRKSSQLLQQLVFVGPSIVFFILIIVVPFLLGMVYSFTDWNGVSENINWVGFDNFVHVFANDPKFQTAFWFTVRFTVVGVVLTNVIGFFLAYFLTKPLKTRNILRTIFFMPNVIGGLLLGFIWQFIFVKGFSAVGDVTGWSFFNLPWLGDEPTAFWGIVIVFVWQTAGYLMVIYISSLTNVSPDLLEAAEIDGASRWQVLRSIILPLIMPGVTICLFLAISWSFKMFDLNLSLTKGGPFGSTESVALNIYNEAFVNNRYGIGTAKALVFFVIVAIITMIQVRLTKSKEVEA, encoded by the coding sequence ATGAAGCATCGCAAATCTTCACAGCTGTTACAGCAGCTTGTGTTCGTGGGTCCCTCCATCGTGTTTTTTATTCTCATCATCGTGGTCCCTTTCCTGCTTGGCATGGTGTATTCCTTCACGGATTGGAACGGGGTATCCGAGAACATTAATTGGGTAGGGTTTGATAACTTCGTGCATGTGTTTGCGAATGATCCCAAGTTCCAAACGGCGTTTTGGTTTACGGTGCGCTTCACCGTGGTTGGTGTAGTACTGACCAATGTGATCGGTTTTTTCCTGGCGTATTTCCTGACCAAACCGCTTAAGACGAGAAACATTCTGCGTACGATCTTTTTTATGCCTAACGTGATCGGTGGGTTGTTGCTCGGCTTTATCTGGCAGTTCATATTTGTGAAAGGGTTTTCAGCAGTAGGCGATGTAACCGGCTGGTCCTTCTTCAACCTTCCTTGGCTGGGAGATGAACCAACTGCCTTCTGGGGAATCGTGATTGTGTTTGTATGGCAGACCGCAGGATATCTGATGGTCATCTACATCTCATCTCTGACAAATGTATCCCCTGATTTGCTGGAAGCCGCCGAGATTGATGGCGCAAGTCGCTGGCAGGTACTGCGGAGCATCATTCTTCCGCTCATTATGCCGGGTGTAACGATCTGTCTGTTCCTGGCGATCTCCTGGTCGTTCAAAATGTTCGATCTCAATCTGTCGCTAACCAAAGGTGGACCGTTCGGATCGACAGAGTCGGTTGCACTTAATATTTACAATGAAGCTTTTGTGAATAACAGATATGGCATCGGAACCGCCAAAGCGCTCGTGTTCTTCGTAATCGTTGCCATTATCACCATGATTCAGGTACGTCTGACGAAGAGCAAGGAGGTAGAAGCCTAA